The following coding sequences lie in one Silurus meridionalis isolate SWU-2019-XX chromosome 19, ASM1480568v1, whole genome shotgun sequence genomic window:
- the slc38a3a gene encoding sodium-coupled neutral amino acid transporter 3a isoform X1, with protein MDPTPVEKNALPNGKGHEGEAEMTATPTSTSTKSQSDDTPQELVPNNTENSSPSRATRDTEAALVESAEFLSNGDDKKPPRFTDFEGKTSFGMSVFNLGNAIMGSGILGLAYAMANTGIVMFLFLLTAVASLSAYSIHLLLKASGIVGIRAYEQLGYRAFGTPGKMAAGIAITLQNIGAMSSYLYIVKYEFPLVIQAFLKVDTQSEEWYLNGNYLVVIVSICIILPLALMKQLGYLGYTSGFSLSCMVFFLIAVIYKKFQVSCPFSDFSFNRTLALNSSGVVMEHSGVTMTPEDNPSCTPYMFNLNIQTAYTIPILAFAFVCHPEVLPIYTELRNPTKKKMQHVSNISIAVMYIMYFLAALFGYLTFYDKVEPELLHTYSKIDPYDTLILCVRVAVLTAVTLTVPIVLFPVRRAIQQLFFPNKTFWWPRHIAIAILLLTVINLLVIFAPNILGIFGVIGATSAPCLIFIFPAVFYIRIVPKEEEPARSPPKILATCFAGLGVLFMIMSLSFIIIDWTTGNSKSNNGH; from the exons ATGGATCCGACACCAGTCGAGAAGAATGCGCTTCCTAATGGGAAAGGGCATGAAGGAGAAGCCGAAATGACAGCCACGCCTACCTCGACCTCAACCAAAAGCCAGTCAGATGACACGCCTCA GGAACTCGTACCTAATAATACAGAAAATTCCAG TCCCAGCAGAGCAACAAGAGACACTGAAGCCGCCCTGGTCGAGAGCGCAGAGTTCCTCTCCAATGGTGATGACAAGAAACCACCGCGATTCACAGAC TTTGAAGGAAAGACTTCGTTTGGGATGTCGGTCTTCAACCTGGGAAACGCCATCATGGGGAGTGGAATTCTAGGATTGGCCTACGCCATGGCGAACACCGGCATCGTCATGTTCCT GTTCCTCCTGACGGCTGTGGCATCTCTTTCGGCCTACTCCATCCACCTGCTGCTCAAGGCCTCGGGCATCGTCG GTATCCGTGCATATGAGCAGCTGGGTTACCGAGCGTTTGGTACACCAGGCAAAATGGCTGCCGGGATTGCGATCACACTGCAGAATATCGGAG ccATGTCCAGCTATTTGTATATAGTGAAGTATGAATTCCCTCTGGTGATTCAGGCCTTTCTCAAGGTGGACACACAATCTga GGAATGGTATCTGAACGGTAACTACCTGGTGGTGATCGTGTCCATCTGCATCATTCTACCTCTAGCTCTGATGAAGCAGTTGG gctATCTGGGCTACACCAGTGGGTTTTCTCTCAGCTGCATGGTCTTCTTCCTTATTGCA gtGATTTATAAGAAGTTCCAGGTGTCATGTCCCTTCAGCGACTTCTCCTTCAACCGGACGTTGGCGTTAAACAGCAGTGGCGTGGTGATGGAGCACAGTGGGGTCACTATGACTCCTGAGGACAACCCCTCCTGCACCCCTTACATGTTCAACCTCAACATCCAG acAGCCTATACCATTCCCATCCTGGCATTCGCATTCGTGTGCCACCCGGAGGTGCTGCCGATTTACACCGAACTGCGCAA CCCCACCAAGAAAAAGATGCAGCATGTGTCCAACATCTCCATTGCTGTCATGTACATCATGTATTTTCTGGCTGCTCTGTTTGGATATCTGACCTTCTACG atAAGGTAGAGCCTGAGCTGTTGCACACCTATAGCAAGATCGACCCGTACGACACCCTGATCCTGTGTGTTCGCGTGGCTGTGCTGACCGCTGTCACACTCACCGTACCCATCGTACTGTTCCCC gTGAGGCGAGCAATCCAGCAGCTCTTCTTCCCCAACAAGACGTTCTGGTGGCCGAGACACATCGCCATCgccatcctcctcctcactgTCATCAACCTGCTCGTCATCTTCGCTCCGAACATCCTCGGCATCTTCGGGGTCATAG GTGCCACATCTGCTCCGTGTCTCATCTTCATCTTTCCGGCCGTGTTCTACATCCGCATCGTTCCCAAAGAGGAGGAGCCTGCACGCTCACCACCAAAAATTCTG GCTACCTGTTTTGCAGGTCTGGGTGTCCTGTTTATGATTATGAGCCTGAGCTTCATCATCATCGATTGGACGACAGGGAACAGCAAATCAAACAATGGTCATTAG
- the slc38a3a gene encoding sodium-coupled neutral amino acid transporter 3a isoform X2, which yields MDPTPVEKNALPNGKGHEGEAEMTATPTSTSTKSQSDDTPHPSRATRDTEAALVESAEFLSNGDDKKPPRFTDFEGKTSFGMSVFNLGNAIMGSGILGLAYAMANTGIVMFLFLLTAVASLSAYSIHLLLKASGIVGIRAYEQLGYRAFGTPGKMAAGIAITLQNIGAMSSYLYIVKYEFPLVIQAFLKVDTQSEEWYLNGNYLVVIVSICIILPLALMKQLGYLGYTSGFSLSCMVFFLIAVIYKKFQVSCPFSDFSFNRTLALNSSGVVMEHSGVTMTPEDNPSCTPYMFNLNIQTAYTIPILAFAFVCHPEVLPIYTELRNPTKKKMQHVSNISIAVMYIMYFLAALFGYLTFYDKVEPELLHTYSKIDPYDTLILCVRVAVLTAVTLTVPIVLFPVRRAIQQLFFPNKTFWWPRHIAIAILLLTVINLLVIFAPNILGIFGVIGATSAPCLIFIFPAVFYIRIVPKEEEPARSPPKILATCFAGLGVLFMIMSLSFIIIDWTTGNSKSNNGH from the exons ATGGATCCGACACCAGTCGAGAAGAATGCGCTTCCTAATGGGAAAGGGCATGAAGGAGAAGCCGAAATGACAGCCACGCCTACCTCGACCTCAACCAAAAGCCAGTCAGATGACACGCCTCA TCCCAGCAGAGCAACAAGAGACACTGAAGCCGCCCTGGTCGAGAGCGCAGAGTTCCTCTCCAATGGTGATGACAAGAAACCACCGCGATTCACAGAC TTTGAAGGAAAGACTTCGTTTGGGATGTCGGTCTTCAACCTGGGAAACGCCATCATGGGGAGTGGAATTCTAGGATTGGCCTACGCCATGGCGAACACCGGCATCGTCATGTTCCT GTTCCTCCTGACGGCTGTGGCATCTCTTTCGGCCTACTCCATCCACCTGCTGCTCAAGGCCTCGGGCATCGTCG GTATCCGTGCATATGAGCAGCTGGGTTACCGAGCGTTTGGTACACCAGGCAAAATGGCTGCCGGGATTGCGATCACACTGCAGAATATCGGAG ccATGTCCAGCTATTTGTATATAGTGAAGTATGAATTCCCTCTGGTGATTCAGGCCTTTCTCAAGGTGGACACACAATCTga GGAATGGTATCTGAACGGTAACTACCTGGTGGTGATCGTGTCCATCTGCATCATTCTACCTCTAGCTCTGATGAAGCAGTTGG gctATCTGGGCTACACCAGTGGGTTTTCTCTCAGCTGCATGGTCTTCTTCCTTATTGCA gtGATTTATAAGAAGTTCCAGGTGTCATGTCCCTTCAGCGACTTCTCCTTCAACCGGACGTTGGCGTTAAACAGCAGTGGCGTGGTGATGGAGCACAGTGGGGTCACTATGACTCCTGAGGACAACCCCTCCTGCACCCCTTACATGTTCAACCTCAACATCCAG acAGCCTATACCATTCCCATCCTGGCATTCGCATTCGTGTGCCACCCGGAGGTGCTGCCGATTTACACCGAACTGCGCAA CCCCACCAAGAAAAAGATGCAGCATGTGTCCAACATCTCCATTGCTGTCATGTACATCATGTATTTTCTGGCTGCTCTGTTTGGATATCTGACCTTCTACG atAAGGTAGAGCCTGAGCTGTTGCACACCTATAGCAAGATCGACCCGTACGACACCCTGATCCTGTGTGTTCGCGTGGCTGTGCTGACCGCTGTCACACTCACCGTACCCATCGTACTGTTCCCC gTGAGGCGAGCAATCCAGCAGCTCTTCTTCCCCAACAAGACGTTCTGGTGGCCGAGACACATCGCCATCgccatcctcctcctcactgTCATCAACCTGCTCGTCATCTTCGCTCCGAACATCCTCGGCATCTTCGGGGTCATAG GTGCCACATCTGCTCCGTGTCTCATCTTCATCTTTCCGGCCGTGTTCTACATCCGCATCGTTCCCAAAGAGGAGGAGCCTGCACGCTCACCACCAAAAATTCTG GCTACCTGTTTTGCAGGTCTGGGTGTCCTGTTTATGATTATGAGCCTGAGCTTCATCATCATCGATTGGACGACAGGGAACAGCAAATCAAACAATGGTCATTAG